A stretch of the Vigna radiata var. radiata cultivar VC1973A chromosome 7, Vradiata_ver6, whole genome shotgun sequence genome encodes the following:
- the LOC106768732 gene encoding myosin-binding protein 2: protein MAANKFATMLHRNTNKITLVLVYAILEWILIILLLLNSLFSYLIIKFADYFGLKRPCIWCTRIDHIIESGKSKSSCRDLVCEAHASEISKLGFCSNHQKLAESQDMCEDCSSSSQPDYVKLSRSFRFFPWMKQIGMIQDESADAGEKAIEKVEEAMRCSCCGVNLDNRFYPPCIFIKPSLNVLEYDQKQNLVTERGVGVEIDEDQTRSDIVLDHHEDGQGNEENKGSHTVFKVDQGLDRKDEDAEKSCDCSVCDASVDILCDEICKLDLAVEKGKESIEEESLNTGKSKDDDAHGDQAYEKSIAQVDCTRGITVETPPKHLEFFIHGDDCRLIPVELVDSPATENRAHSRYKVGGEGLNSSEDFILDFDKSADAEAEPVVENWHISGDIVAEFSFQENENLFRENGAESVQLRTGGQSSVLSQVEEENLEQNCGDVRFFQTADDLTKDVNTEANTETRDADQCSDVSLASEDESQMQGEEYEAEVSIGTEIPEQEQVDEYQSQDVLLDTNQQIQEDPSTSTVRFNLRDESGDDKGEEFVEFKTLSIEVRMPTVSNHLPSLLEINENEEEKVPDTPTSVESLHQLHKKLLLLERKESGTEESFDGSVVSDMECGEVTMEKLKAALKSERKALSTLYAELEEERSASAIAANQTMAMINRLQEEKAAMQMEALQYQRMMEEQSEYDQEALQLMNDLMMKREKEKQELEKELEIYRKKVHEYEVREKMVMSRRDGSMRSRTSSPSCSNAEDSDGLSIDLNQEAKEENGFYSHQECSNQNTPVDAVLYLEESLANFEEQRLQILEQLKVLEEKLVTLNYEEDHCSDDDKSVEVCEENGNGYHHDDNEGQVNGFANGHAKEINGKHHQGRKIMGAKAKRLLPLFDAMSSEAEDLELSGDELDLHHLENNSVEKINLVKKKIGLEEEVDNVYERLQVLEADREFLKHCISSLRKGDKGLDLLQEILQHLRDLRNVELRVRNMGDLAV, encoded by the exons ATGGCTGCCAACAAGTTTGCAACCATGTTACACAGAAACACCAACAAAATCACCCTTGTTCTAGTCTATGCCATCCTAGAATGGATTCTGATCATCCTCCTGCTCCTtaattctctcttttcttatctaatCATAAAGTTTGCCGATTACTTTGGCCTCAAAAGGCCCTGCATATGGTGTACCAGAATCGATCACATCATAGAGTCTGGGAAGAGCAAGAGTTCTTGCAGAGATCTTGTGTGTGAAGCTCATGCCTCTGAGATTTCCAAACTGGGGTTCTGCTCCAATCATCAAAAACTTGCTGAGTCACAGGACATGTGCGAGGATTGTTCATCGTCATCCCAACCAGATTATGTCAAACTCTCTCGGAGTTTTCGTTTCTTTCCATGGATGAAGCAGATAGGTATGATTCAGGATGAGAGTGCTGATGCCGGTGAAAAGGCAATTGAGAAGGTGGAAGAGGCTATGAGGTGTTCTTGCTGTGGTGTCAACTTGGACAACAGATTCTACCCTCCTTGCATTTTTATCAAGCCTTCTCTCAATGTTTTGGAGTACGACCAGAAGCAGAATTTGGTGACAGAACGCGGGGTTGGTGTAGAGATTGATGAAGATCAGACCAGATCGGATATTGTGCTTGATCATCATGAGGATGGACAGGGGAATGAAGAAAACAAGGGAAGCCACACGGTGTTTAAGGTTGATCAGGGTTTGGATAGAAAAGATGAGGACGCAGAGAAGAGTTGTGATTGTTCTGTATGTGATGCTAGCGTGGATATTCTTTGTGACGAAATTTGCAAGTTGGATTTGGCTGTGGAGAAAGGGAAAGAATCAATTGAAGAGGAAAGTTTGAATACCGGTAAGAGTAAGGATGATGATGCTCATGGTGATCAAGCTTATGAGAAATCCATTGCCCAAGTTGATTGTACCAGAGGGATAACTGTGGAGACTCCACCCAAACATCTGGAATTTTTCATTCATGGTGATGATTGCAGATTGATTCCGGTTGAATTGGTTGACTCCCCGGCTACAGAAAATAGGGCTCACAGCAGGTATAAGGTGGGAGGTGAAGGACTCAACAGCAGTGAAGACTTTATTCTGGACTTTGATAAGAGTGCTGATGCAGAAGCTGAACCGGTTGTTGAGAATTGGCACATTTCTGGGGATATTGTGGCAGAATTTTCATTTCAGGAGAATGAAAATCTCTTCAGGGAAAACGGGGCTGAATCAGTCCAGTTAAGGACCGGAGGGCAGTCCTCAGTGTTGTCAcaagtagaagaagaaaatttggaGCAGAATTGTGGAGATGTGAGATTTTTTCAGACTGCTGATGACTTGACCAAGGATGTGAACACTGAAGCAAACACGGAAACAAGAGATGCTGATCAATGTTCAGATGTTTCTCTAG CATCTGAAGATGAATCACAAATGCAAGGTGAGGAATATGAAGCAGAAGTCTCAATAGGGACTGAAATTCCTGAACAGGAGCAAGTGGATGAGTATCAAAGCCAGGATGTTCTTTTGGATACAAATCAACAAATACAAGAAGATCCATCCACCAGCACTGTCAGATTTAATCTTCGAGATGAAAGTG GTGATGACAAAGGTGAAGAGTTTGTAGAATTTAAAACCTTGTCAATCGAAGTGAGAATGCCAACAGTAAGCAACCATTTGCCATCTCTGTTGGAGATTAACGAgaatgaggaagaaaaagttCCTGACACACCCACTTCTGTGGAGAGTCTACATCAGCTACACAAGAAATTGCTTCTTCTTGAGAGGAAAGAATCAGGAACAGAAGAGTCATTTGATGGAAGTGTGGTAAGTGATATGGAATGTGGAGAGGTAACCATGGAAAAGTTAAAAGCAGCATTGAAATCTGAGAGGAAAGCTTTGAGCACTCTATATGCAGAACTAGAAGAAGAGAGAAGTGCATCTGCCATAGCAGCCAATCAGACAATGGCGATGATAAATAGGCTTCAGGAAGAGAAAGCAGCAATGCAGATGGAAGCCTTGCAGTATCAGAGAATGATGGAAGAACAATCTGAGTATGACCAGGAGGCTTTGCAACTGATGAATGACCTCATGATGAAGAGGGAGAAAGAGAAACAAGAGCTAGAAAAGGAGCttgaaatatatagaaaaaaggTTCATGAATACGAGGTAAGAGAAAAGATGGTGATGTCAAGAAGAGATGGCAGCATGAGAAGCAGAACTTCTTCTCCCTCTTGTAGCAATGCCGAAGATAGTGATGGATTGTCCATTGACTTGAATCAAGAAGCAAAGGAAGAAAACGGGTTTTACAGTCATCAAGAATGCAGCAACCAGAACACACCCGTAGATGCGGTCTTATATTTGGAGGAATCATTGGCAAACTTTGAGGAACAAAGGTTACAAATTCTGGAACAGCTCAAGGTACTGGAAGAAAAGCTAGTTACATTGAATTATGAGGAAGATCACTGCTCAGATGATGATAAATCAGTAGAAGTTTGCGAAGAGAATGGGAATGGATACCATCATGATGATAACGAAGGACAGGTAAATGGATTTGCTAATGGTCATGCAAAGGAAATAAACGGAAAACATCATCAAGGGAGGAAAATCATGGGTGCAAAAGCCAAGAGGCTTCTCCCACTGTTCGATGCAATGAGTTCAGAAGCAGAAGATCTGGAGTTGAGTGGAGACGAGTTAGATTTGCACCACTTGGAAAACAATTCAGTTGAAAAGATTAACttggtgaagaaaaagattGGTTTAGAAGAGGAAGTGGACAATGTTTACGAGAGACTACAGGTGCTGGAGGCAGACAGGGAGTTTCTAAAGCATTGTATCAGCTCCTTGAGAAAAGGGGACAAAGGGTTAGACCTTCTCCAAGAAATTCTACAACATCTTCGTGATCTGAGGAATGTTGAACTGAGGGTGAGGAACATGGGAGATCTTGCAGTGTAA